In Mastomys coucha isolate ucsf_1 unplaced genomic scaffold, UCSF_Mcou_1 pScaffold20, whole genome shotgun sequence, one DNA window encodes the following:
- the Akap3 gene encoding A-kinase anchor protein 3, whose amino-acid sequence MADRVDWLQSQSGVCKVGVYSPGDNQQQDWKMDTSADPVRVLSWLRKDLEKSTAGFQDSRFKPGESSFGEEVAYPVDQRKGFCVDYYNTTNKGSPGRLHFEMSHKENPPQGLIAHVGNGGSIDEVSFYANRLTNLVIAMARKEINEKIHGTENKCVHQSLYMGDEPTPHKSLSTVASELVNETVTACSKNIASDKAPGSGDRALGSTQTSGLRYTSTLKIKESTKEGKCPDDKPSSKKTFFYKEVFESRNAGDAKEGGRSLPGDRKLFRSSPDRPDDFSNSISQGIMTYANSVVSDMMVSIMKTLKIQVKDTTIATILLKKVLMKHAKEVVSDLIDSFMKNLHSVTGSLMTDTDFVSAVKRSFFSHGSQKATDIMDAMLGKLYNVMFAKKYPENIRKARDKFESYSLTSTKSRAGDPKLPDLNFAMKSESKLKENLFSTCKPEKEKTCAETLGEHIIKEGLNMWHKSQQKSPGLERAAKQSHTPPEVSFECPDPCEANPPHQPQPPEHFGNFMYESDSWAKDLIVSALLLIQYHLAQGGRMDAQSFLEAAASTNFPAKPPPSPVLHNECKPKSPPHKICDQEQTEKKDLMSVIFNFIRNLLSETIFKGSRNCESKAHEQNIKEEEINLCERPVTPCERPISPPATKFCEDEEATGGALSGLTKMVANQLDGAMNGQMMEHLMDSVMKLCLIIAKSCDSPLSELGEEKCGDASRPNSAFPDNLYECLPVKGTGTAEALLQNAYLAIHNELRGLSGQPPEGCEIPKVIVSNHNLADTVQNKQLQAVLQWVAASELNVPILYFAGDDEGIQEKLLQLSATAVEKGRSVGEVLQSVLRYEKERQLDEAVGNVTRLQLLDWLMANL is encoded by the exons ATGGCGGATAGGGTTGACTGGTTACAAAGTCAAAGTGGTGTTTGCAAAGTTGGTGTCTATTCACCTGGAGACAACCAACAACAAGACTGGAAAATG GATACATCAGCAGATCCTGTCCGAGTGCTCAGCTGGCTCCGCAAAGACCTAGAGAAAAGTACAGCAGGGTTCCAGGACTCAAGGTTCAAGCCTGGAGAGTCATCATTTGGGGAGGAAGTGGCTTACCCAGTGGACCAGCGAAAAGGTTTCTGTGTTGATTATTACAATACCACCAACAAGGGCAGTCCAGGAAGATTGCATTTTGAGATGTCTCACAAGGAGAACCCTCCCCAGGGCCTCATTGCCCATGTTGGTAATGGGGGTTCTATAGATGAAGTTTCCTTCTATGCCAACCGCCTCACAAACCTAGTGATCGCCATGGCCCGAAAGGAAATCAATGAGAAGATCCATGGCACTGAAAACAAATGTGTCCATCAGTCATTGTATATGGGGGATGAACCCACACCCCACAAAAGCTTGAGTACAGTAGCCTCTGAGCTCGTGAACGAGACAGTCACTGCATGTTCCAAAAATATTGCTAGTGACAAAGCTCCTGGCTCTGGAGACAGGGCCTTGGGGTCAACACAGACCTCTGGTCTAAGATACACAAGCACTCTGAAGATCAAGGAGAGCACAAAGGAAGGCAAGTGCCCCGACGACAAGCCCAGTTCTAAGAAGACTTTCTTCTATAAGGAAGTGTTTGAATCCCGGAATGCAGGAGATGCCAAGGAGGGTGGGAGGTCCTTACCTGGAGATCGAAAACTTTTCAGGAGCAGCCCCGACAGGCCTGACGACTTTTCCAACTCGATCAGTCAAGGGATCATGACCTATGCCAACAGTGTGGTGTCTGACATGATGGTGTCTATCATGAAGACGCTGAAGATCCAGGTGAAAGATACAACCATTGCCACTATCCTGCTGAAGAAGGTATTGATGAAGCATGCAAAAGAGGTCGTCTCCGATCTCATCGACTCCTTCATGAAAAACCTCCACAGTGTCACAGGGAGCCTCATGACTGACACAGACTTTGTCTCAGCTGTGAAACGAAGTTTTTTTTCTCATGGAAGCCAAAAGGCCACAGATATCATGGATGCCATGCTGGGTAAGCTATACAATGTGATGTTTGCCAAGAAATACCCCGAGAACATCCGGAAAGCCAGGGATAAGTTCGAGAGTTACTCCCTTACCTCCACGAAATCACGGGCTGGTGACCCCAAGCTCCCAGACTTGAACTTTGCAATGAAATCAGagtcaaaactgaaagaaaatttgttttctacatgcaaaccagagaaagagaagacatgtGCTGAAACTCTGGGTGAGCACATTATTAAGGAGGGACTGAACATGTGGCACAAGAGTCAGCAAAAATCTCCTGGCTTGGAGCGTGCTGCGAAACAGAGTCACACTCCACCGGAGGTCTCCTTTGAATGCCCGGATCCTTGTGAGGCAAACCCTCCTCACCAGCCTCAGCCACCAGAgcattttggaaattttatgtatgAATCAGACTCCTGGGCCAAGGACCTGATTGTATCTGCCCTGCTTCTGATTCAGTACCACCTGGcacagggaggaaggatggatgcTCAGAGCTTCCTGGAAGCTGCTGCCAGCACCAACTTCCCCGCCAAGCCGCCTCCTTCTCCTGTGCTTCACAATGAGTGCAAACCTAAGTCTCCTCCCCATAAGATATGTGACcaagaacaaacagaaaagaaagatctGATGAGTGTCATCTTCAATTTTATCCGGAACTTACTCAGCGAGACCATATTCAAGGGTAGCCGTAACTGTGAATCCAAGGCGCATGAGCAGAACATTAAGGAAGAAGAGATCAACCTGTGTGAAAGGCCTGTGACTCCATGCGAAAGGCCTATTAGCCCGCCTGCCACGAAATTCTGTGAGGATGAAGAGGCCACTGGTGGTGCCTTATCTGGGCTAACCAAGATGGTCGCCAACCAGCTAGACGGCGCTATGAATGGGCAGATGATGGAGCACCTGATGGACTCAGTGATGAAGTTATGCCTCATTATTGCCAAGTCCTGTGACTCTCCCCTATCAGAGCTGGGAGAGGAAAAGTGTGGGGATGCCAGCCGGCCAAATTCTGCCTTCCCAGATAACTTATATGAGTGCCTACCAGTCAAGGGCACAGGGACAGCCGAAGCCCTCCTGCAGAATGCCTACCTTGCCATCCATAATGAGCTGAGAGGTTTGTCAGGACAGCCACCCGAGGGCTGTGAAATCCCCAAGGTGATCGTCAGCAACCACAATCTGGCTGACACCGTTCAGAACAAGCAGCTGCAAGCTGTCCTCCAGTGGGTGGCTGCCTCAGAGCTCAATGTCCCTATTTTGTACTTTGCTGGTGATGATGAAGGAATCCAGGAGAAG